The Chanodichthys erythropterus isolate Z2021 chromosome 12, ASM2448905v1, whole genome shotgun sequence genome contains a region encoding:
- the setdb2 gene encoding histone-lysine N-methyltransferase SETDB2 isoform X5: protein MMMECEIEQAKIFWEEVDVDVVFDELMEVLSHLRDAIRHNTATDREYVHAMKIILESKLLNSFEKVLFDGDILTVTVSESQCSPESLRNGEETEDVLQKDSSRLFRDVELSSDYSQMSSASRNDGVSGQDPTLLLSPLSFCSEEPRSPVPLVYHPHDCSPVCVPPLPAHADRFLGHNPLRVPMLCQFQRHCARVRAAGGQQEDECDAQDVIYKAPCGRGLRSMEEVFQFLLQSDALGVLQPNNFSFSSQVFPEHPSRAPASPALLFERDLSHGIEPVPVPLFNEVDGTRPKEFRYRKERWPHGCFLSAAPFFTACCDCEDGCADAQSCACVQLTVRAGGDGRAYRHQRLSEPVSAGLFECGPWCSCKKSRCQNRVVQKGLRVRLQVFRTAGRGWAVRCRDDLDKGTFICIYAGVVLRLEQSAEEPPDLRSREAPVSDDEVEVVEEWTLPTGPKETVTEMLDCSPPLYVPVIQRPADQSPGAPLTDQQPSLDCSETEHEKCEEVLSKKPRLALAGSNGHNDRADITSHAHQRLKQDKMYYLDASKEGNVARFFNHSCEPNLFIQNVFVDTHDPQFPLIAFFTNRSVKAGTELTWNYSYTPGSDPDHELSCRCASTTCQSLII, encoded by the exons ATGATGATGGAGTGTGAAATCG agCAAGCGAAGATCTTCTGGGAGGAAGTGGATGTTGATGTAGTGTTTGATGAGCTGATGGAGGTTCTTTCACATTTAAGAGATGCGATCAGACACAACACTGCAACAGACagag AGTATGTTCATGCCATGAAGATCATTCTGGAGTCTAAACTTCTAAACAGCTTCGAGAAGGTGCTCTTCGATGGAG ATATCCTGACCGTGACCGTGTCGGAGTCTCAGTGTTCTCCTGAGAGTCTGAGGAACGGCGAGGAGACGGAGGACGTCCTGCAGAAGGACAGCTCACG CCTCTTCAGAGACGTGGAGTTGAGCTCGGACTACAGTCAGATGTCTTCAGCCAGCCGAAACGACGGCGTGAGCGGTCAGGATCCGACTCTGCTTCTGTCTCCTCTGAGCTTCTGTTCTGAAGAGCCGAGATCTCCCGTCCCGCTCGTCTACCATCCGCACGACTGCAGCCCGGTGTGTGTCCCGCCGCTGCCCGCTCACGCCGACCGCTTCCTGGGACACAACCCGCTGCGAGTGCCCATGCTGTGCCAGTTCCAGCGCCACTGCGCTCGGGTCCGAGCCGCCGGCGGCCAGCAGGAGGACGAGTGTGACGCGCAGGACGTGATTTATAAAGCGCCGTGTGGGCGGGGCCTGCGCTCCATGGAGGAGGTGTTTCAGTTCCTGCTGCAGTCGGACGCTCTGGGCGTGTTGCAGCCGAACAATTTCAGCTTCAGTTCGCAGGTTTTTCCAGAACATCCGTCCCGAGCTCCCGCCTCGCCGGCGCTCCTGTTCGAGCGAGACCTCAGCCACGGGATCGAGCCGGTTCCCGTTCCGCTGTTCAATGAGGTGGACGGGACGCGCCCGAAAGAGTTCCGCTACCGTAAAGAGCGCTGGCCGCACGGATGCTTCCTCAGCGCGGCGCCGTTTTTCACCGCATGCTGCGACTGCGAGGACGGCTGCGCAGACGCTCAGAGCTGCGCTTGTGTTCAGCTGACGGTCAGAGCCGGAGGAGACGGTCGTGCTTACAGACACCAGCGACTGAGCGAACCCGTCAGTGCAGG GTTGTTCGAGTGCGGCCCGTGGTGCAGCTGTAAAAAGAGCCGCTGTCAGAACCGTGTGGTGCAGAAGGGGCTGCGGGTGCGGCTGCAGGTGTTTCGTACGGCGGGCCGCGGCTGGGCCGTACGCTGCCGTGACGACCTCGACAAGGGAACCTTCATCTGCATCTATGCAG GCGTCGTCCTCAGACTGGAGCAGAGCGCGGAGGAGCCGCCGGATCTCCGCAGCAGAGAGGCGCCCGTGTCCGATGACGAGGTGGAGGTGGTGGAGGAGTGGACGCTTCCCACGGGCCCGAAGGAGACGGTCACCGAGATGCTGGACTGCTCTCCTCCGCTGTATGTTCCTGTGATCCAGAGACCCGCGGATCAGAGTCCAGGCGCTCCGCTCACG GACCAGCAGCCGTCACTGGACTGCAGCGAGACAG agcATGAGAAGTGTGAGGAGGTGTTGAGTAAGAAGCCCAGATTAGCCCTCGCCGGATCGAACGGACACAACGACAGAGCCGACATCACGTCACACGCGCACCAGAGACTCAAGCAAGACAAAATGTATTACCTGGACGCCTCTAAAGAAGGAAACGTGGCCCGATTCTTCAAC CACAGCTGTGAGCCGAACCTCTTCATCCAGAACGTCTTCGTCGACACTCACGACCCACAATTCCCTCTCATCGCCTTCTTTACAAACAG GTCAGTTAAAGCTGGAACTGAACTGACCTGGAACTACTCGTACACACCGGGCAGTGACCCGGATCACGAGCTGAGCTGCCGCTGCGCCAGCACCACCTGTCAATCACTCATCATCTGA
- the setdb2 gene encoding histone-lysine N-methyltransferase SETDB2 isoform X4, with protein sequence MMMECEIEQAKIFWEEVDVDVVFDELMEVLSHLRDAIRHNTATDRGTHTHTHTHTLIFCLIVLYHDVSEYVHAMKIILESKLLNSFEKVLFDGDILTVTVSESQCSPESLRNGEETEDVLQKDSSRLFRDVELSSDYSQMSSASRNDGVSGQDPTLLLSPLSFCSEEPRSPVPLVYHPHDCSPVCVPPLPAHADRFLGHNPLRVPMLCQFQRHCARVRAAGGQQEDECDAQDVIYKAPCGRGLRSMEEVFQFLLQSDALGVLQPNNFSFSSQVFPEHPSRAPASPALLFERDLSHGIEPVPVPLFNEVDGTRPKEFRYRKERWPHGCFLSAAPFFTACCDCEDGCADAQSCACVQLTVRAGGDGRAYRHQRLSEPVSAGLFECGPWCSCKKSRCQNRVVQKGLRVRLQVFRTAGRGWAVRCRDDLDKGTFICIYAGVVLRLEQSAEEPPDLRSREAPVSDDEVEVVEEWTLPTGPKETVTEMLDCSPPLYVPVIQRPADQSPGAPLTDQQPSLDCSETEHEKCEEVLSKKPRLALAGSNGHNDRADITSHAHQRLKQDKMYYLDASKEGNVARFFNMISQTEAEILAVQRYRLSD encoded by the exons ATGATGATGGAGTGTGAAATCG agCAAGCGAAGATCTTCTGGGAGGAAGTGGATGTTGATGTAGTGTTTGATGAGCTGATGGAGGTTCTTTCACATTTAAGAGATGCGATCAGACACAACACTGCAACAGACagaggtacacacacacacacacacacacacacactcatattcTGTTTGATTGTCTTGTATCATGATGTTTCAGAGTATGTTCATGCCATGAAGATCATTCTGGAGTCTAAACTTCTAAACAGCTTCGAGAAGGTGCTCTTCGATGGAG ATATCCTGACCGTGACCGTGTCGGAGTCTCAGTGTTCTCCTGAGAGTCTGAGGAACGGCGAGGAGACGGAGGACGTCCTGCAGAAGGACAGCTCACG CCTCTTCAGAGACGTGGAGTTGAGCTCGGACTACAGTCAGATGTCTTCAGCCAGCCGAAACGACGGCGTGAGCGGTCAGGATCCGACTCTGCTTCTGTCTCCTCTGAGCTTCTGTTCTGAAGAGCCGAGATCTCCCGTCCCGCTCGTCTACCATCCGCACGACTGCAGCCCGGTGTGTGTCCCGCCGCTGCCCGCTCACGCCGACCGCTTCCTGGGACACAACCCGCTGCGAGTGCCCATGCTGTGCCAGTTCCAGCGCCACTGCGCTCGGGTCCGAGCCGCCGGCGGCCAGCAGGAGGACGAGTGTGACGCGCAGGACGTGATTTATAAAGCGCCGTGTGGGCGGGGCCTGCGCTCCATGGAGGAGGTGTTTCAGTTCCTGCTGCAGTCGGACGCTCTGGGCGTGTTGCAGCCGAACAATTTCAGCTTCAGTTCGCAGGTTTTTCCAGAACATCCGTCCCGAGCTCCCGCCTCGCCGGCGCTCCTGTTCGAGCGAGACCTCAGCCACGGGATCGAGCCGGTTCCCGTTCCGCTGTTCAATGAGGTGGACGGGACGCGCCCGAAAGAGTTCCGCTACCGTAAAGAGCGCTGGCCGCACGGATGCTTCCTCAGCGCGGCGCCGTTTTTCACCGCATGCTGCGACTGCGAGGACGGCTGCGCAGACGCTCAGAGCTGCGCTTGTGTTCAGCTGACGGTCAGAGCCGGAGGAGACGGTCGTGCTTACAGACACCAGCGACTGAGCGAACCCGTCAGTGCAGG GTTGTTCGAGTGCGGCCCGTGGTGCAGCTGTAAAAAGAGCCGCTGTCAGAACCGTGTGGTGCAGAAGGGGCTGCGGGTGCGGCTGCAGGTGTTTCGTACGGCGGGCCGCGGCTGGGCCGTACGCTGCCGTGACGACCTCGACAAGGGAACCTTCATCTGCATCTATGCAG GCGTCGTCCTCAGACTGGAGCAGAGCGCGGAGGAGCCGCCGGATCTCCGCAGCAGAGAGGCGCCCGTGTCCGATGACGAGGTGGAGGTGGTGGAGGAGTGGACGCTTCCCACGGGCCCGAAGGAGACGGTCACCGAGATGCTGGACTGCTCTCCTCCGCTGTATGTTCCTGTGATCCAGAGACCCGCGGATCAGAGTCCAGGCGCTCCGCTCACG GACCAGCAGCCGTCACTGGACTGCAGCGAGACAG agcATGAGAAGTGTGAGGAGGTGTTGAGTAAGAAGCCCAGATTAGCCCTCGCCGGATCGAACGGACACAACGACAGAGCCGACATCACGTCACACGCGCACCAGAGACTCAAGCAAGACAAAATGTATTACCTGGACGCCTCTAAAGAAGGAAACGTGGCCCGATTCTTCAAC ATGATTTCTCAAACAGAAGCTGAAATATTAGCAGTGCAGCGATACAGATTGAGTGATTGA
- the setdb2 gene encoding histone-lysine N-methyltransferase SETDB2 isoform X2, translated as MMMECEIEQAKIFWEEVDVDVVFDELMEVLSHLRDAIRHNTATDRGTHTHTHTHTLIFCLIVLYHDVSEYVHAMKIILESKLLNSFEKVLFDGDILTVTVSESQCSPESLRNGEETEDVLQKDSSRLFRDVELSSDYSQMSSASRNDGVSGQDPTLLLSPLSFCSEEPRSPVPLVYHPHDCSPVCVPPLPAHADRFLGHNPLRVPMLCQFQRHCARVRAAGGQQEDECDAQDVIYKAPCGRGLRSMEEVFQFLLQSDALGVLQPNNFSFSSQVFPEHPSRAPASPALLFERDLSHGIEPVPVPLFNEVDGTRPKEFRYRKERWPHGCFLSAAPFFTACCDCEDGCADAQSCACVQLTVRAGGDGRAYRHQRLSEPVSAGLFECGPWCSCKKSRCQNRVVQKGLRVRLQVFRTAGRGWAVRCRDDLDKGTFICIYAGVVLRLEQSAEEPPDLRSREAPVSDDEVEVVEEWTLPTGPKETVTEMLDCSPPLYVPVIQRPADQSPGAPLTDQQPSLDCSETEHEKCEEVLSKKPRLALAGSNGHNDRADITSHAHQRLKQDKMYYLDASKEGNVARFFNHSCEPNLFIQNVFVDTHDPQFPLIAFFTNRSVKAGTELTWNYSYTPGSDPDHELSCRCASTTCQSLII; from the exons ATGATGATGGAGTGTGAAATCG agCAAGCGAAGATCTTCTGGGAGGAAGTGGATGTTGATGTAGTGTTTGATGAGCTGATGGAGGTTCTTTCACATTTAAGAGATGCGATCAGACACAACACTGCAACAGACagaggtacacacacacacacacacacacacacactcatattcTGTTTGATTGTCTTGTATCATGATGTTTCAGAGTATGTTCATGCCATGAAGATCATTCTGGAGTCTAAACTTCTAAACAGCTTCGAGAAGGTGCTCTTCGATGGAG ATATCCTGACCGTGACCGTGTCGGAGTCTCAGTGTTCTCCTGAGAGTCTGAGGAACGGCGAGGAGACGGAGGACGTCCTGCAGAAGGACAGCTCACG CCTCTTCAGAGACGTGGAGTTGAGCTCGGACTACAGTCAGATGTCTTCAGCCAGCCGAAACGACGGCGTGAGCGGTCAGGATCCGACTCTGCTTCTGTCTCCTCTGAGCTTCTGTTCTGAAGAGCCGAGATCTCCCGTCCCGCTCGTCTACCATCCGCACGACTGCAGCCCGGTGTGTGTCCCGCCGCTGCCCGCTCACGCCGACCGCTTCCTGGGACACAACCCGCTGCGAGTGCCCATGCTGTGCCAGTTCCAGCGCCACTGCGCTCGGGTCCGAGCCGCCGGCGGCCAGCAGGAGGACGAGTGTGACGCGCAGGACGTGATTTATAAAGCGCCGTGTGGGCGGGGCCTGCGCTCCATGGAGGAGGTGTTTCAGTTCCTGCTGCAGTCGGACGCTCTGGGCGTGTTGCAGCCGAACAATTTCAGCTTCAGTTCGCAGGTTTTTCCAGAACATCCGTCCCGAGCTCCCGCCTCGCCGGCGCTCCTGTTCGAGCGAGACCTCAGCCACGGGATCGAGCCGGTTCCCGTTCCGCTGTTCAATGAGGTGGACGGGACGCGCCCGAAAGAGTTCCGCTACCGTAAAGAGCGCTGGCCGCACGGATGCTTCCTCAGCGCGGCGCCGTTTTTCACCGCATGCTGCGACTGCGAGGACGGCTGCGCAGACGCTCAGAGCTGCGCTTGTGTTCAGCTGACGGTCAGAGCCGGAGGAGACGGTCGTGCTTACAGACACCAGCGACTGAGCGAACCCGTCAGTGCAGG GTTGTTCGAGTGCGGCCCGTGGTGCAGCTGTAAAAAGAGCCGCTGTCAGAACCGTGTGGTGCAGAAGGGGCTGCGGGTGCGGCTGCAGGTGTTTCGTACGGCGGGCCGCGGCTGGGCCGTACGCTGCCGTGACGACCTCGACAAGGGAACCTTCATCTGCATCTATGCAG GCGTCGTCCTCAGACTGGAGCAGAGCGCGGAGGAGCCGCCGGATCTCCGCAGCAGAGAGGCGCCCGTGTCCGATGACGAGGTGGAGGTGGTGGAGGAGTGGACGCTTCCCACGGGCCCGAAGGAGACGGTCACCGAGATGCTGGACTGCTCTCCTCCGCTGTATGTTCCTGTGATCCAGAGACCCGCGGATCAGAGTCCAGGCGCTCCGCTCACG GACCAGCAGCCGTCACTGGACTGCAGCGAGACAG agcATGAGAAGTGTGAGGAGGTGTTGAGTAAGAAGCCCAGATTAGCCCTCGCCGGATCGAACGGACACAACGACAGAGCCGACATCACGTCACACGCGCACCAGAGACTCAAGCAAGACAAAATGTATTACCTGGACGCCTCTAAAGAAGGAAACGTGGCCCGATTCTTCAAC CACAGCTGTGAGCCGAACCTCTTCATCCAGAACGTCTTCGTCGACACTCACGACCCACAATTCCCTCTCATCGCCTTCTTTACAAACAG GTCAGTTAAAGCTGGAACTGAACTGACCTGGAACTACTCGTACACACCGGGCAGTGACCCGGATCACGAGCTGAGCTGCCGCTGCGCCAGCACCACCTGTCAATCACTCATCATCTGA
- the setdb2 gene encoding histone-lysine N-methyltransferase SETDB2 isoform X3, protein MMMECEIEQAKIFWEEVDVDVVFDELMEVLSHLRDAIRHNTATDREYVHAMKIILESKLLNSFEKVLFDGDILTVTVSESQCSPESLRNGEETEDVLQKDSSRLFRDVELSSDYSQMSSASRNDGVSGQDPTLLLSPLSFCSEEPRSPVPLVYHPHDCSPVCVPPLPAHADRFLGHNPLRVPMLCQFQRHCARVRAAGGQQEDECDAQDVIYKAPCGRGLRSMEEVFQFLLQSDALGVLQPNNFSFSSQVFPEHPSRAPASPALLFERDLSHGIEPVPVPLFNEVDGTRPKEFRYRKERWPHGCFLSAAPFFTACCDCEDGCADAQSCACVQLTVRAGGDGRAYRHQRLSEPVSAGLFECGPWCSCKKSRCQNRVVQKGLRVRLQVFRTAGRGWAVRCRDDLDKGTFICIYAGVVLRLEQSAEEPPDLRSREAPVSDDEVEVVEEWTLPTGPKETVTEMLDCSPPLYVPVIQRPADQSPGAPLTDQQPSLDCSETEHEKCEEVLSKKPRLALAGSNGHNDRADITSHAHQRLKQDKMYYLDASKEGNVARFFNHSCEPNLFIQNVFVDTHDPQFPLIAFFTNRSIRRRLCPCLWLRRTTVRTTASTLRALCALTSSCPAPCFR, encoded by the exons ATGATGATGGAGTGTGAAATCG agCAAGCGAAGATCTTCTGGGAGGAAGTGGATGTTGATGTAGTGTTTGATGAGCTGATGGAGGTTCTTTCACATTTAAGAGATGCGATCAGACACAACACTGCAACAGACagag AGTATGTTCATGCCATGAAGATCATTCTGGAGTCTAAACTTCTAAACAGCTTCGAGAAGGTGCTCTTCGATGGAG ATATCCTGACCGTGACCGTGTCGGAGTCTCAGTGTTCTCCTGAGAGTCTGAGGAACGGCGAGGAGACGGAGGACGTCCTGCAGAAGGACAGCTCACG CCTCTTCAGAGACGTGGAGTTGAGCTCGGACTACAGTCAGATGTCTTCAGCCAGCCGAAACGACGGCGTGAGCGGTCAGGATCCGACTCTGCTTCTGTCTCCTCTGAGCTTCTGTTCTGAAGAGCCGAGATCTCCCGTCCCGCTCGTCTACCATCCGCACGACTGCAGCCCGGTGTGTGTCCCGCCGCTGCCCGCTCACGCCGACCGCTTCCTGGGACACAACCCGCTGCGAGTGCCCATGCTGTGCCAGTTCCAGCGCCACTGCGCTCGGGTCCGAGCCGCCGGCGGCCAGCAGGAGGACGAGTGTGACGCGCAGGACGTGATTTATAAAGCGCCGTGTGGGCGGGGCCTGCGCTCCATGGAGGAGGTGTTTCAGTTCCTGCTGCAGTCGGACGCTCTGGGCGTGTTGCAGCCGAACAATTTCAGCTTCAGTTCGCAGGTTTTTCCAGAACATCCGTCCCGAGCTCCCGCCTCGCCGGCGCTCCTGTTCGAGCGAGACCTCAGCCACGGGATCGAGCCGGTTCCCGTTCCGCTGTTCAATGAGGTGGACGGGACGCGCCCGAAAGAGTTCCGCTACCGTAAAGAGCGCTGGCCGCACGGATGCTTCCTCAGCGCGGCGCCGTTTTTCACCGCATGCTGCGACTGCGAGGACGGCTGCGCAGACGCTCAGAGCTGCGCTTGTGTTCAGCTGACGGTCAGAGCCGGAGGAGACGGTCGTGCTTACAGACACCAGCGACTGAGCGAACCCGTCAGTGCAGG GTTGTTCGAGTGCGGCCCGTGGTGCAGCTGTAAAAAGAGCCGCTGTCAGAACCGTGTGGTGCAGAAGGGGCTGCGGGTGCGGCTGCAGGTGTTTCGTACGGCGGGCCGCGGCTGGGCCGTACGCTGCCGTGACGACCTCGACAAGGGAACCTTCATCTGCATCTATGCAG GCGTCGTCCTCAGACTGGAGCAGAGCGCGGAGGAGCCGCCGGATCTCCGCAGCAGAGAGGCGCCCGTGTCCGATGACGAGGTGGAGGTGGTGGAGGAGTGGACGCTTCCCACGGGCCCGAAGGAGACGGTCACCGAGATGCTGGACTGCTCTCCTCCGCTGTATGTTCCTGTGATCCAGAGACCCGCGGATCAGAGTCCAGGCGCTCCGCTCACG GACCAGCAGCCGTCACTGGACTGCAGCGAGACAG agcATGAGAAGTGTGAGGAGGTGTTGAGTAAGAAGCCCAGATTAGCCCTCGCCGGATCGAACGGACACAACGACAGAGCCGACATCACGTCACACGCGCACCAGAGACTCAAGCAAGACAAAATGTATTACCTGGACGCCTCTAAAGAAGGAAACGTGGCCCGATTCTTCAAC CACAGCTGTGAGCCGAACCTCTTCATCCAGAACGTCTTCGTCGACACTCACGACCCACAATTCCCTCTCATCGCCTTCTTTACAAACAG gtCAATCCGCAGGCGTCTCTGTCCGTGTCTCTGGCTCAGACGCACTACTGTAAGAACCACGGCTTCGACCCTCAGAGCCCTCTGTGCGCTCACATCATCCTGTCCGGCTCCGTGcttcag gtga
- the setdb2 gene encoding histone-lysine N-methyltransferase SETDB2 isoform X1, which produces MMMECEIEQAKIFWEEVDVDVVFDELMEVLSHLRDAIRHNTATDRGTHTHTHTHTLIFCLIVLYHDVSEYVHAMKIILESKLLNSFEKVLFDGDILTVTVSESQCSPESLRNGEETEDVLQKDSSRLFRDVELSSDYSQMSSASRNDGVSGQDPTLLLSPLSFCSEEPRSPVPLVYHPHDCSPVCVPPLPAHADRFLGHNPLRVPMLCQFQRHCARVRAAGGQQEDECDAQDVIYKAPCGRGLRSMEEVFQFLLQSDALGVLQPNNFSFSSQVFPEHPSRAPASPALLFERDLSHGIEPVPVPLFNEVDGTRPKEFRYRKERWPHGCFLSAAPFFTACCDCEDGCADAQSCACVQLTVRAGGDGRAYRHQRLSEPVSAGLFECGPWCSCKKSRCQNRVVQKGLRVRLQVFRTAGRGWAVRCRDDLDKGTFICIYAGVVLRLEQSAEEPPDLRSREAPVSDDEVEVVEEWTLPTGPKETVTEMLDCSPPLYVPVIQRPADQSPGAPLTDQQPSLDCSETEHEKCEEVLSKKPRLALAGSNGHNDRADITSHAHQRLKQDKMYYLDASKEGNVARFFNHSCEPNLFIQNVFVDTHDPQFPLIAFFTNRSIRRRLCPCLWLRRTTVRTTASTLRALCALTSSCPAPCFR; this is translated from the exons ATGATGATGGAGTGTGAAATCG agCAAGCGAAGATCTTCTGGGAGGAAGTGGATGTTGATGTAGTGTTTGATGAGCTGATGGAGGTTCTTTCACATTTAAGAGATGCGATCAGACACAACACTGCAACAGACagaggtacacacacacacacacacacacacacactcatattcTGTTTGATTGTCTTGTATCATGATGTTTCAGAGTATGTTCATGCCATGAAGATCATTCTGGAGTCTAAACTTCTAAACAGCTTCGAGAAGGTGCTCTTCGATGGAG ATATCCTGACCGTGACCGTGTCGGAGTCTCAGTGTTCTCCTGAGAGTCTGAGGAACGGCGAGGAGACGGAGGACGTCCTGCAGAAGGACAGCTCACG CCTCTTCAGAGACGTGGAGTTGAGCTCGGACTACAGTCAGATGTCTTCAGCCAGCCGAAACGACGGCGTGAGCGGTCAGGATCCGACTCTGCTTCTGTCTCCTCTGAGCTTCTGTTCTGAAGAGCCGAGATCTCCCGTCCCGCTCGTCTACCATCCGCACGACTGCAGCCCGGTGTGTGTCCCGCCGCTGCCCGCTCACGCCGACCGCTTCCTGGGACACAACCCGCTGCGAGTGCCCATGCTGTGCCAGTTCCAGCGCCACTGCGCTCGGGTCCGAGCCGCCGGCGGCCAGCAGGAGGACGAGTGTGACGCGCAGGACGTGATTTATAAAGCGCCGTGTGGGCGGGGCCTGCGCTCCATGGAGGAGGTGTTTCAGTTCCTGCTGCAGTCGGACGCTCTGGGCGTGTTGCAGCCGAACAATTTCAGCTTCAGTTCGCAGGTTTTTCCAGAACATCCGTCCCGAGCTCCCGCCTCGCCGGCGCTCCTGTTCGAGCGAGACCTCAGCCACGGGATCGAGCCGGTTCCCGTTCCGCTGTTCAATGAGGTGGACGGGACGCGCCCGAAAGAGTTCCGCTACCGTAAAGAGCGCTGGCCGCACGGATGCTTCCTCAGCGCGGCGCCGTTTTTCACCGCATGCTGCGACTGCGAGGACGGCTGCGCAGACGCTCAGAGCTGCGCTTGTGTTCAGCTGACGGTCAGAGCCGGAGGAGACGGTCGTGCTTACAGACACCAGCGACTGAGCGAACCCGTCAGTGCAGG GTTGTTCGAGTGCGGCCCGTGGTGCAGCTGTAAAAAGAGCCGCTGTCAGAACCGTGTGGTGCAGAAGGGGCTGCGGGTGCGGCTGCAGGTGTTTCGTACGGCGGGCCGCGGCTGGGCCGTACGCTGCCGTGACGACCTCGACAAGGGAACCTTCATCTGCATCTATGCAG GCGTCGTCCTCAGACTGGAGCAGAGCGCGGAGGAGCCGCCGGATCTCCGCAGCAGAGAGGCGCCCGTGTCCGATGACGAGGTGGAGGTGGTGGAGGAGTGGACGCTTCCCACGGGCCCGAAGGAGACGGTCACCGAGATGCTGGACTGCTCTCCTCCGCTGTATGTTCCTGTGATCCAGAGACCCGCGGATCAGAGTCCAGGCGCTCCGCTCACG GACCAGCAGCCGTCACTGGACTGCAGCGAGACAG agcATGAGAAGTGTGAGGAGGTGTTGAGTAAGAAGCCCAGATTAGCCCTCGCCGGATCGAACGGACACAACGACAGAGCCGACATCACGTCACACGCGCACCAGAGACTCAAGCAAGACAAAATGTATTACCTGGACGCCTCTAAAGAAGGAAACGTGGCCCGATTCTTCAAC CACAGCTGTGAGCCGAACCTCTTCATCCAGAACGTCTTCGTCGACACTCACGACCCACAATTCCCTCTCATCGCCTTCTTTACAAACAG gtCAATCCGCAGGCGTCTCTGTCCGTGTCTCTGGCTCAGACGCACTACTGTAAGAACCACGGCTTCGACCCTCAGAGCCCTCTGTGCGCTCACATCATCCTGTCCGGCTCCGTGcttcag gtga